A portion of the Lolium rigidum isolate FL_2022 chromosome 1, APGP_CSIRO_Lrig_0.1, whole genome shotgun sequence genome contains these proteins:
- the LOC124683487 gene encoding protein tesmin/TSO1-like CXC 5, translating to MPTPRPWPVAFTPTIKPVVEVKSVTQPRRKKQCNCRNSHCLKLYCECFAAGLYCDGCNCKQCGNTVENENARQEAINSTKQRNPKAFQPKIENVTTTPSVRKDAGAPSLPKHNKGCACKKSGCLKKYCECYQANILCSKNCKCMDCKNFEGSEELKAIIEGENASDRNNIQQAANGTLNGATGSSGCKYSPVRRKRHPDDPFGPEVANHMDVSQVSSSTGLEGGICHPSKSKMVYKSPLANTVHPTDVNDLANRLVIVCRKATEAFLTIADNKVQMEVENGIYTNADLKTDKFKSQEVQKAVVRQPDVTTCIEQRNGGDFESSCANTQEDSRPVSPGTQALMCYEQGTTFGTDYINSFPVALHDQDTPELDTLQEKTVLIETRDYLRLLITRGNINVSNSTGIREANTSSESAMELDA from the exons ATGCCCACGCCGAGGCCGTGGCCAGTGGCCTTCACGCCTACTAT aaagcCAGTGGTCGAAGTGAAGAGTGTTACTCAACCAAGGAGAAAGAAGCAGTGTAATTGCAGAAACTCACATTGTCTTAAGCT GTACTGTGAGTGTTTTGCAGCAGGCCTTTATTGTGATGGCTGCAATTGTAAACAGTGTGGAAACACAGTCGAGAATGAAAACGCTAGGCAGGAGGCTATTAACAGTACTAAGCAACGGAACCCGAAGGCATTTCAACCTAAGATCGAAAATGTTACAACTACTCCTAGTGTTCGAAAG GATGCTGGAGCACCTTCACTTCCAAAACACAATAAAGGTTGTGCCTGCAAAAAGTCAGGGTGTCTCAAGAAGTACTGTGAATGCTATCAAGCAAATATCCTTTGTTCCAAGAATTGTAAATGTATGGATTGCAAGAACTTCGAAGGAAGTGAAGAGCTAAAGGCTATAATTGAAGGGGAAAATGCATCTGACCGAAACAATATTCAACAAGCAGCTAACGGGACTCTGAatggtgccactggatcctctggGTGTAAGTATTCACCAGTACGTAGAAAAAGGCACCCAGATGATCCCTTTGGTCCAGAG GTGGCTAACCACATGGATGTTTCACAAGTTTCTTCTTCTACTGGACTTGAAGGCGGTATTTGTCATCCGAGTAAATCTAAGATGGTCTATAA GTCTCCGCTAGCGAACACTGTCCATCCTACAGATGTGAATGATCTTGCCAATCGTTTGGTGATTGTATGCAGAAAGGCAACGGAAGCATTCCTCACAATTGCTG ATAACAAAGTCCAGATGGAAGTAGAGAATGGAATTTACACAAATGCTGACCTAAAGACTGATAAGTTCAAGAGTCAGGAAGTTCAGAAAGCTGTTGTTCGTCAACCTGATGTCACGACCTGTATAGAGCAGCGGAATGGTGGTGACTTTGAATCATCCTGCGCTAACACCCAAGAGGATTCTAGACCTGTCTCTCCAGGAACACAGGCGCTTATGTGTTATGAGCAGGGCACCACATTTGGAACAGATTATATAAATTCTTTTCCAGTGGCACTGCATGATCAGGACACTCCAGAATTAGATACTCTTCAAGAAAAGACAGTGTTGATAGAGACTCGAGACTACCTTCGGCTACTCATCACACGTGGAAACATAAACG TTAGTAACTCCACTGGGATTAGAGAAGCTAACACATCGTCCGAGTCGGCTATGGAGCTGGACGCGTGA
- the LOC124692470 gene encoding protein BUNDLE SHEATH DEFECTIVE 2, chloroplastic, translating into MAATTGLTATVSSAPAALRTSPPPVIFLRPISRCSGLHSVKAKATKKDQEEKKPAKSSSLVCSACEGNGAIACTQCKGGGENLEDHFGGRFKAGGLCWLCRGKREILCGSCNGAGFVGGFMSTADDTSE; encoded by the exons ATGGCGGCCACCACGGGCCTCACGGCCACCGTCTCCTCCGCTCCGGCCGCCCTTAGAACCTCTCCTCCTCCAGTTATCTTCCTCAGGCCCATCTCTCGCTGCTCCGGGCTCCATTCCGTCAAGGCCAAG GCAACAAAAAAGGACCAGGAGGAAAAGAAGCCCGCAAAGTCATCCAGTCTTGTTTGCTCTGCATGTGAAGGGAATG GCGCAATCGCATGCACCCAGTGCAAGGGAGGTGGAGAGAATTTGGAAGACCATTTCGGTGGCCGATTCAAAGCTGGAGGATTATGCTGGCTTTGCAG AGGAAAGCGCGAAATTCTTTGCGGAAGCTGCAATGGCGCTGGTTTCGTGGGTGGATTTATGAGCACTGCTGACGACACTTCTGAATAA